One part of the Parabacteroides distasonis ATCC 8503 genome encodes these proteins:
- the hisG gene encoding ATP phosphoribosyltransferase — protein MLRIAVQSKGRLYDETMMLLEEAGIKLNRGKRILLLSAKGFPVEVLFLRDDDIPQSVANGVADIGIVGENEYVEKGQEAKLIKRLGFSKCRLSLAIPKDEEYKGAEWFEGKTIATSYPAILRSFLEERGVKADIHVISGSVEIAPGIGLADAIFDIVSSGSTLVSNQLREVEVVLPCEALLIANNNLSKEKLEILDELLFRFEAIQVAEGKKYVLLNAPKEKLDEIIEVLPGMKSPTITPLANDEWVSVQSVIAEKHFWEIIGKLKSLGAEGILVLPIEKMIV, from the coding sequence ATGTTGAGAATTGCGGTACAATCGAAAGGCCGTCTGTACGACGAGACCATGATGTTGCTTGAAGAAGCAGGTATTAAACTAAACAGGGGCAAACGCATCCTGTTATTATCGGCAAAAGGTTTTCCGGTAGAGGTATTATTCCTTCGTGATGATGATATTCCTCAGTCTGTAGCTAACGGTGTGGCGGATATTGGTATTGTCGGAGAGAACGAGTACGTAGAGAAAGGGCAAGAGGCGAAATTGATCAAGCGTCTGGGCTTTAGTAAGTGCCGTCTATCCTTAGCGATCCCCAAAGATGAGGAATATAAGGGGGCTGAGTGGTTTGAGGGAAAAACGATCGCTACTTCCTATCCTGCGATCCTACGGTCTTTCTTGGAGGAGAGAGGCGTGAAGGCGGATATTCATGTAATCAGCGGCTCTGTGGAAATCGCCCCGGGCATTGGTTTGGCGGACGCTATCTTTGATATCGTAAGCTCCGGTAGTACTTTGGTAAGCAATCAATTGAGAGAAGTGGAGGTAGTCCTTCCTTGTGAGGCTTTATTGATCGCCAACAATAATCTATCCAAAGAGAAACTGGAGATATTGGATGAGCTTCTATTCCGCTTTGAAGCGATTCAAGTCGCCGAGGGCAAGAAGTACGTGTTGCTGAACGCTCCGAAAGAAAAGCTGGATGAGATTATCGAGGTGCTTCCCGGTATGAAGAGCCCGACCATCACGCCTTTGGCGAACGATGAATGGGTCTCTGTTCAATCCGTGATCGCCGAGAAGCATTTCTGGGAAATTATTGGTAAACTAAAATCATTGGGGGCTGAAGGCATCTTAGTGCTTCCGATCGAGAAAATGATTGTATAA
- the hisD gene encoding histidinol dehydrogenase, whose protein sequence is MEIIKYPGREEWSSLIKRPALDVTTLFDTVRTVLDEVREQGDIAVKAYEEKFDKVQLSSLQVSEEEMREADALVAEDLKQAIRTAKANIEKFHASQRFEGKKVETTPGVTCWQKAVAIEKVGLYIPGGTAPLFSTVLMLAVPARIAGCKEIVLCTPPNREGKVHPAILFAAEVAGVSKIFKAGGIQAIAAMAYGTESVPKVYKIFGPGNQYVTAAKQLVSLKEVAIDMPAGPSEVEVIADETANPDFIAADFLSQAEHGVDSQAILVTSSETIVKPVARAIQEQLDRLPRKEITEKSLAHSRIIVLKDSREVVDFTNQYAPEHLIIQTSDYTAIAERIENAGSVFMGPYTPESAGDYASGTNHTLPTNGYAKAYSGVNLDSFIKKITFQEITSDGIRALGSTIQTMAANEQLDAHRNAVTIRLNTI, encoded by the coding sequence ATGGAGATTATAAAATATCCCGGACGTGAGGAATGGAGCTCACTAATCAAACGTCCCGCGTTGGATGTAACCACCTTGTTCGATACGGTCCGTACGGTATTGGACGAGGTACGTGAGCAGGGTGACATCGCCGTAAAAGCGTATGAGGAAAAGTTTGATAAGGTGCAGCTTTCTTCCCTTCAAGTCTCGGAAGAGGAGATGCGGGAAGCGGATGCCTTGGTCGCTGAGGACTTGAAACAGGCGATCCGTACGGCAAAGGCGAATATCGAGAAGTTCCATGCCTCGCAGCGTTTCGAGGGAAAGAAAGTGGAGACTACCCCGGGAGTCACTTGTTGGCAGAAAGCGGTAGCGATTGAGAAAGTCGGTTTATATATTCCGGGCGGAACGGCGCCTTTGTTTTCCACGGTATTGATGTTGGCAGTGCCCGCACGTATCGCCGGCTGCAAGGAGATCGTATTATGTACGCCACCGAACCGGGAAGGGAAAGTACATCCCGCTATCCTGTTCGCCGCAGAGGTCGCAGGTGTAAGTAAGATATTCAAGGCTGGAGGAATCCAAGCGATAGCGGCGATGGCCTATGGGACGGAATCGGTCCCCAAGGTGTATAAGATCTTTGGCCCCGGTAATCAATACGTGACGGCGGCAAAGCAATTAGTAAGCCTGAAAGAGGTCGCCATTGATATGCCCGCCGGACCATCCGAGGTAGAGGTGATCGCGGACGAGACGGCGAATCCCGATTTTATCGCCGCCGATTTCCTCTCGCAAGCCGAACATGGGGTGGATAGCCAAGCGATCCTCGTAACCTCTTCGGAAACGATCGTGAAACCCGTGGCCCGTGCCATCCAAGAGCAACTCGATCGTTTGCCCCGAAAGGAGATTACCGAGAAATCATTAGCGCACAGCCGTATCATCGTATTGAAAGATTCGCGGGAAGTCGTAGACTTCACGAACCAATACGCTCCCGAGCACTTGATTATCCAAACATCGGATTACACCGCTATCGCGGAGCGAATCGAGAACGCCGGCAGTGTCTTTATGGGTCCATATACTCCGGAAAGCGCAGGCGATTATGCTTCCGGCACGAATCATACCTTGCCGACCAACGGCTATGCCAAGGCATATAGCGGCGTGAACTTGGATAGTTTCATCAAGAAGATCACTTTCCAAGAGATCACTTCCGATGGTATCCGTGCCTTGGGTAGTACGATCCAAACCATGGCGGCCAACGAGCAGCTGGATGCTCACCGCAACGCAGTAACAATTAGATTGAACACGATATGA
- the hisC gene encoding histidinol-phosphate transaminase gives MKDLKDLVRPNVWNLKPYSSARDEFHGDASVFLDANENPWNMPYNRYPDPLQWKLKDRLAVLKGVDRSSIFLGNGSDEAIDLVIRAFCEPGLDSVVTISPSYGMYEVAANVNNVECRKVSLDENFDLDAEAVLESADEWTKVIFLCSPNNPSGNSLDRGSIYKILKNYEGIVVIDEAYIDFSAYPSFLKELSGFPNLIVLQTLSKAWGAAGIRLGMAFASPEIIGVLNKIKYPYNVNQLTQEKALELLNDEATMKHQVNEILTERNRLEKILSEPPFSYQVYPSDANFLLVNVAKADAMYNGLVKKGIVVRNRSNVQKCRGCLRITIGTPKENDSLLNAMKNMKL, from the coding sequence ATGAAAGACCTAAAAGATTTAGTAAGACCGAATGTCTGGAATTTGAAACCGTATTCATCCGCACGTGATGAGTTTCATGGGGATGCCTCCGTTTTTCTGGACGCGAATGAGAATCCGTGGAATATGCCGTATAACCGTTATCCCGATCCCTTGCAGTGGAAATTGAAGGATCGTCTGGCCGTGTTGAAAGGCGTGGACCGTAGCTCGATCTTCTTGGGCAATGGCAGTGACGAGGCCATCGATCTGGTGATCCGTGCTTTTTGCGAGCCGGGGTTGGATAGTGTAGTGACGATCTCGCCGTCGTATGGCATGTATGAGGTGGCAGCGAATGTAAATAACGTGGAATGCCGTAAGGTTTCTTTGGACGAAAACTTTGATTTGGATGCGGAAGCCGTATTGGAATCGGCGGACGAGTGGACAAAAGTGATCTTCCTATGTTCTCCGAATAACCCTAGTGGCAACAGTCTGGATCGTGGCTCGATCTATAAGATCTTGAAGAATTATGAAGGAATCGTGGTGATCGATGAGGCTTATATCGACTTCTCCGCTTATCCCTCTTTCTTGAAGGAATTATCCGGGTTCCCGAATCTGATCGTTCTTCAAACCTTGTCGAAAGCGTGGGGAGCGGCGGGTATTCGTTTGGGTATGGCATTCGCCTCTCCGGAGATTATCGGTGTCTTGAATAAGATCAAATATCCGTATAACGTCAACCAGCTTACACAGGAGAAAGCTTTGGAGCTCTTGAACGACGAGGCGACCATGAAGCACCAAGTGAACGAGATCCTCACGGAGCGTAACCGGCTGGAGAAGATCCTGTCCGAGCCTCCTTTCTCCTATCAAGTATATCCTTCGGACGCTAATTTCTTGTTGGTGAATGTCGCCAAGGCGGATGCCATGTATAATGGGCTCGTGAAGAAAGGGATCGTAGTGCGTAACCGTAGTAACGTGCAGAAATGCCGGGGTTGCCTTCGTATTACGATCGGTACGCCGAAAGAGAATGATAGCTTATTGAACGCGATGAAAAACATGAAATTATGA
- the hisB gene encoding bifunctional histidinol-phosphatase/imidazoleglycerol-phosphate dehydratase HisB: MSTRKRALFIDRDGTLVKEPPVDYQLDSLEKLEFVPKVMRNLYFIRERLDFEFVMVSNQDGLGTPSFPEETFWPAHNLMLKTLEGEGIVFDDILIDPSFPEDNSPNRKPRTGMLTKYMTGEYDLENSFVIGDRLTDMELAHNLGAKGIWLRPEEGAESELAAYATSLSPAYITDDWDKITEYLFAGERRAVVRRATKETDIYVDWNLDGTGKTSISTGLGFFDHMLDQIGKHSGTDLTVRVKGDLEVDEHHTIEDTAIALGEAMLKALGDKRGIERYGYCLPMDDCLCSVALDFGGRPWLVWDAEFHREKVGDMPTEMFLHFFKSLSDAARMNLNIRAEGTNEHHKIEGIFKALARSIKMAIRRDIYRFELPSTKGLL, from the coding sequence ATGAGCACGAGGAAAAGAGCGTTGTTTATCGACCGGGACGGCACGCTTGTAAAAGAGCCGCCCGTAGATTATCAATTGGATAGCTTGGAGAAACTAGAGTTTGTCCCGAAGGTGATGCGTAACCTCTATTTCATTCGCGAGCGGTTGGATTTCGAGTTCGTGATGGTCTCCAACCAAGACGGGCTGGGAACGCCCTCTTTCCCGGAGGAGACTTTCTGGCCTGCCCATAACTTGATGCTAAAGACGCTGGAAGGCGAGGGGATCGTGTTCGACGATATCTTGATCGATCCTTCCTTTCCCGAGGATAATTCCCCGAATCGTAAGCCTCGTACGGGAATGCTCACGAAATATATGACCGGTGAATACGATCTGGAGAATAGTTTCGTGATCGGGGACCGCCTTACGGATATGGAGTTGGCCCATAATCTGGGCGCTAAAGGTATCTGGTTGCGCCCGGAGGAGGGAGCGGAGAGTGAGTTGGCGGCTTACGCTACCTCATTGTCTCCCGCCTATATCACGGATGATTGGGATAAGATCACCGAGTATCTGTTTGCCGGCGAGCGTCGTGCGGTCGTACGGCGTGCCACGAAGGAGACGGACATCTATGTGGACTGGAATCTGGATGGAACCGGAAAGACATCGATCTCTACCGGGCTTGGTTTCTTCGATCATATGTTGGATCAGATCGGTAAGCATTCCGGTACGGATCTGACGGTACGGGTAAAAGGCGACCTGGAGGTCGACGAGCATCATACGATAGAGGATACGGCGATTGCCCTTGGCGAGGCGATGCTGAAAGCGCTGGGTGATAAGCGAGGGATCGAGCGTTATGGCTATTGCCTTCCGATGGACGATTGCTTGTGTAGTGTGGCGCTGGATTTCGGTGGCCGTCCTTGGTTGGTTTGGGACGCTGAGTTCCACCGTGAGAAAGTGGGAGATATGCCTACGGAGATGTTCCTCCATTTCTTCAAGAGCTTGAGCGACGCTGCCCGCATGAATTTGAATATCCGTGCCGAGGGTACGAACGAGCATCATAAGATAGAAGGTATCTTCAAGGCTTTGGCCCGCTCGATCAAGATGGCGATCCGACGAGATATTTATCGGTTTGAGCTACCGAGTACGAAAGGGCTCTTGTAA
- the cysK gene encoding cysteine synthase A produces the protein MARIARQLTDLVGNTPLLEFSNFNASKGLKAQVIGKLEYFNPAGSVKDRIALAMIEDAEAKGLLRPGATIIEPTSGNTGVGLAFVSASKGYKLILTMPDTMSAERRNLLKALGARLVLTPGAEGMKGAIAKAEELRDATPGSIILQQFENPANPAMHIRTTAEEIWRDTDGKVDLFVAGVGTGGTVSGVGAGLKAHNPNVQIVAVEPSDSPVLSGGKPGPHKIQGIGAGFIPKTYNGEVVDNILQVTNDDAIRTSRELAGKEGLLVGISSGAAVYAAVELAKLPENEGKTIVALLPDTGERYLSTVLYAFEEYPL, from the coding sequence ATGGCAAGAATAGCAAGACAACTGACCGACCTTGTCGGCAACACTCCCCTGTTGGAGTTCTCTAATTTCAACGCGAGCAAGGGCCTTAAAGCCCAAGTAATCGGCAAGCTGGAATATTTCAACCCGGCTGGTAGCGTAAAAGACCGCATCGCCTTGGCGATGATCGAGGACGCCGAGGCTAAAGGCTTGTTGAGACCCGGCGCTACCATTATCGAACCGACCAGCGGTAATACCGGAGTCGGACTCGCTTTTGTCTCCGCCTCGAAAGGCTACAAATTAATCCTGACCATGCCGGATACCATGAGTGCCGAGCGTCGTAACTTATTGAAAGCGTTAGGTGCCCGGCTCGTCCTCACCCCCGGGGCAGAAGGCATGAAAGGAGCCATCGCCAAAGCGGAGGAACTGCGTGATGCGACTCCCGGTTCCATCATCCTACAACAATTCGAGAATCCCGCCAACCCGGCCATGCATATCCGCACGACCGCCGAGGAGATCTGGCGTGATACGGATGGTAAAGTAGACCTGTTTGTAGCCGGCGTAGGAACCGGAGGCACGGTCAGCGGTGTCGGTGCCGGATTGAAAGCTCACAACCCGAACGTACAAATCGTAGCGGTAGAGCCTAGCGATTCACCGGTACTTTCCGGAGGCAAGCCCGGCCCGCACAAGATACAGGGCATCGGAGCTGGCTTTATCCCCAAGACCTACAACGGGGAGGTAGTTGACAATATCCTGCAAGTAACGAACGATGACGCTATCCGTACCAGCCGCGAACTGGCCGGGAAGGAAGGGTTGCTGGTAGGAATATCTTCCGGCGCCGCTGTATACGCCGCCGTGGAACTAGCTAAACTTCCGGAGAATGAGGGAAAAACGATCGTGGCGTTGCTTCCGGACACAGGAGAAAGGTATCTCTCCACGGTTCTATATGCTTTCGAGGAATATCCTCTATAG
- a CDS encoding efflux transporter outer membrane subunit has protein sequence MKNNIILFAVATLALNSCGIYKKYEPVATLPENLYREEIAPADTFSIGNISWRDLFTDPALQSLIERGLANNTDLRIAHLKVQEAEAALMTSRLSYLPSLSLDPQGTTSSFNKAKASWTYNVPVSASWEIDIFGRLTNAKRQAKAALSQSQAYSQAVQTQLIANIANLYYTLLMLDRQYEITTETAVRWQESLRATQALMAAGMTTEAAVSQTEATCYSIETSVKDLEQTIRETENTLAVLLGETPQDIERGRLEEQSLTPDLAIGIPVQLLSNRPDVRSAEYALAQAFYGTASARSNFYPSLRLSGSAGWTNSAGSYIVNPGKLLLSAVGSLTQPLFNKGANIAQLKIAKAQQEEAKLTFQQTVLNAGKEVNDALTQAQTAKGKIDLRTHQIESLEDAVRSTQLLMTHGNTTYLEVLTAQQTLLSAQLSQVTDRFDELQATVNLYQALGGGRH, from the coding sequence ATGAAGAATAACATCATACTCTTTGCCGTAGCGACGCTAGCGTTGAATAGCTGCGGCATTTACAAGAAATACGAGCCTGTCGCCACCCTCCCGGAGAATCTATATCGGGAGGAGATAGCCCCGGCAGATACCTTCTCCATCGGGAATATCAGTTGGCGGGACCTATTCACCGATCCGGCCTTGCAATCCTTGATCGAACGGGGATTAGCCAATAATACAGATCTGCGGATTGCCCATCTAAAGGTGCAAGAAGCCGAGGCGGCGTTAATGACCTCCCGCCTCTCCTACCTCCCGTCGCTCTCCCTAGATCCGCAGGGCACGACAAGTAGTTTCAATAAGGCAAAAGCGTCGTGGACATACAACGTCCCGGTATCGGCCAGTTGGGAGATCGATATCTTCGGCCGGCTGACAAACGCCAAACGCCAAGCGAAAGCCGCCTTGTCGCAAAGCCAAGCGTATAGCCAAGCCGTACAAACACAACTGATCGCCAACATCGCCAATTTATATTATACCCTATTGATGCTGGATCGGCAATACGAGATCACGACGGAAACCGCCGTGAGATGGCAAGAGAGCCTTCGTGCCACCCAAGCGTTAATGGCAGCCGGCATGACTACCGAGGCGGCCGTATCGCAAACCGAGGCTACTTGCTACTCCATCGAGACCTCTGTTAAGGATCTGGAACAGACCATCCGGGAGACCGAGAATACGCTTGCCGTCTTATTAGGAGAAACACCTCAAGATATCGAGCGAGGAAGATTGGAAGAGCAGTCCTTGACCCCGGATCTGGCGATCGGCATCCCGGTGCAGCTGCTATCGAACCGTCCGGATGTACGTAGCGCCGAGTACGCATTGGCGCAAGCGTTCTACGGGACAGCCTCCGCACGCTCCAATTTTTATCCCTCGCTACGTCTTAGCGGCAGCGCAGGGTGGACAAACAGCGCAGGCAGTTACATCGTAAATCCGGGTAAACTATTACTATCGGCGGTCGGCTCCCTCACGCAACCGCTATTTAACAAAGGAGCGAATATCGCCCAATTGAAAATAGCGAAAGCGCAGCAAGAGGAGGCCAAGCTCACTTTCCAACAAACCGTGCTCAACGCCGGAAAAGAGGTGAACGACGCACTTACCCAAGCCCAGACCGCAAAGGGAAAGATCGACTTGCGTACACACCAAATCGAATCGCTTGAAGATGCCGTGCGTAGCACCCAATTGCTGATGACGCATGGAAACACTACTTATTTGGAAGTGCTCACGGCACAGCAAACCCTGCTCAGCGCCCAGCTCTCCCAAGTAACGGATCGTTTTGACGAGCTTCAAGCCACCGTAAACCTCTACCAAGCCTTAGGAGGAGGCAGACATTAA
- a CDS encoding efflux RND transporter permease subunit, which yields MKVSTFIERPVLSAVISITIMVAGIIGLFTLPVEQYPDIAPPTVMVSTTYFGANAETMQKSVVAPLEEAINGVEDMTYMTSTATNSGTATITIYFQQGTDPDMAAVNVQNRVSKATGQLPAEVTQVGVTTSKRQTSMLQIFSLYSPDGSYDENFLSNYISINLKPEILRISGVGELMVMGGDYSMRIWMKPDVMAQYKLIPSDVTSVLAEQNIESATGSLGENSDETYQYTMKYSGRLLTPEEFGDIVIRSTEDGEVLKLKEIADIELGKESYAYIGQTNGKPGISCMVFQTAGSNATEVNNKIDAFLEEASKDFPKGIEVVKLMSTNDFLYASIHEVVKTLIEAIILVILVVYVFLQDIRSTLIPLVAIVVSLIGTFAFMTVAGFSINLITLFALVLVIGTVVDDAIVVVEAVQARFDVGYKSSYMASMDAMKGLTSAIVSTSLVFMGVFIPVSFMSGTSGTFYTQFGLTMAAAVGISTVNALTLSPALCAILLKPYINEDGTQKNNFAARFRKAFNAAFDSVIKKYKHGVLFFIKRKWLAWSLLACSIVLLIVLMNTTKSSLVPDEDQGTVFVNVSTASGSSLATTNKIMTNIEQRINQIPQLQSYSKVSGYGLLAGQGSSFGMFILKLKHWDERPDKEDNVQAVIGQVYGRTADIKDATIFAIAPAMIPGYGMGNALEMHTQDKAGGDLTTFFNTTQQYLAALRERPEIATAYSTFDIKYPQWRMDVDAAKCKRAGITPDAVLSTLSGYYGGQYVSNINRFSKVYKVMIQSDPKYRLDEASLNNTFVRMSNGEMAPLSQFITLTKVYGAESLARFNMYNSIAVNAVPANGYSSGDAIKAVKETAATSLPKGYGYDFGSITREENQQSNTTIIIFGICILMIYLILSALYESFLVPFAVILSVPMGLMGSFLFAKFMGLENNIYLQTGLIMLIGLLAKTAILLTEYATQRRLSGMSLTSAALSAAKVRLRPILMTALTMIFGLLPLIVSNGVGANGNRSLGTGAVGGMLIGTLALLFIVPCLFITFQYLQEKLRPIQFERSLDWQVQEEVKEAAEERKEYLDSKK from the coding sequence ATGAAAGTTAGCACATTTATAGAACGCCCCGTACTGTCCGCCGTAATTTCCATCACGATTATGGTTGCGGGTATCATCGGGCTTTTCACCTTGCCCGTAGAACAATATCCGGATATCGCCCCTCCTACCGTTATGGTCAGTACGACTTACTTCGGGGCGAATGCCGAGACCATGCAGAAGAGTGTCGTAGCCCCTTTGGAAGAGGCGATCAACGGCGTGGAAGATATGACCTACATGACCTCCACGGCTACCAACTCCGGTACCGCCACGATCACGATCTATTTCCAACAAGGAACCGATCCGGACATGGCCGCCGTAAACGTACAGAACCGTGTATCGAAAGCGACCGGGCAATTGCCGGCCGAGGTTACCCAAGTGGGTGTCACGACTTCCAAGCGCCAGACCAGTATGTTACAGATCTTCTCGCTCTATAGCCCGGACGGTTCTTATGACGAGAACTTCCTCAGTAATTACATCAGCATCAACCTAAAACCAGAGATACTCCGTATCTCCGGAGTCGGCGAGTTGATGGTTATGGGTGGCGATTACAGTATGCGTATCTGGATGAAGCCCGACGTTATGGCCCAATACAAATTGATCCCCTCGGACGTGACCTCCGTGTTGGCCGAGCAAAATATTGAGTCCGCCACGGGTTCTTTAGGCGAGAACTCGGACGAGACGTATCAGTACACCATGAAATATAGCGGACGCCTGCTTACTCCGGAGGAATTCGGCGATATCGTGATCCGCTCCACCGAGGATGGAGAGGTATTGAAGCTAAAAGAGATAGCAGACATTGAGTTAGGAAAGGAGAGTTATGCCTATATCGGACAAACAAACGGTAAGCCGGGTATCTCCTGTATGGTTTTCCAGACAGCCGGATCGAATGCCACGGAGGTGAATAATAAGATCGACGCTTTTCTTGAGGAAGCCTCGAAAGACTTCCCGAAAGGTATCGAGGTCGTAAAATTGATGAGTACGAATGATTTCTTGTACGCCTCGATCCATGAGGTTGTAAAAACCTTGATAGAGGCCATTATCCTCGTTATCCTTGTGGTATATGTCTTCTTGCAGGATATCCGTTCTACGCTGATTCCGTTGGTAGCGATCGTAGTTTCCTTGATCGGTACGTTCGCCTTTATGACGGTCGCCGGATTTAGCATCAACTTGATCACTTTATTCGCTTTGGTATTGGTGATCGGTACGGTGGTGGATGATGCGATCGTTGTTGTAGAGGCAGTCCAAGCTCGGTTCGACGTTGGATATAAGTCCTCTTATATGGCTAGTATGGACGCGATGAAAGGATTGACATCCGCCATCGTCTCTACTTCATTGGTATTTATGGGCGTGTTTATTCCGGTATCCTTCATGAGCGGTACATCCGGTACGTTCTATACGCAGTTCGGCTTGACGATGGCAGCGGCCGTAGGTATCTCTACCGTTAACGCATTAACGTTAAGTCCGGCACTTTGCGCTATCTTATTGAAGCCTTACATCAACGAGGACGGTACCCAAAAGAATAACTTCGCCGCACGTTTCCGTAAGGCGTTCAACGCCGCATTCGATTCGGTCATCAAGAAATATAAGCACGGGGTATTGTTCTTTATCAAGCGGAAATGGCTGGCTTGGTCTTTATTGGCATGCTCCATCGTATTACTTATCGTCTTGATGAACACGACAAAATCCAGCTTGGTGCCCGATGAGGATCAAGGTACGGTCTTTGTCAACGTAAGTACGGCCTCCGGAAGCTCCTTGGCTACGACTAACAAGATCATGACGAATATCGAGCAACGGATCAACCAGATTCCACAGCTTCAATCTTATTCCAAGGTTTCCGGTTATGGTTTGCTGGCCGGACAAGGTAGCTCTTTCGGTATGTTCATCTTGAAACTAAAACATTGGGATGAGCGCCCGGACAAGGAAGATAACGTACAAGCCGTGATCGGACAGGTATATGGCCGTACGGCAGATATCAAGGACGCTACGATTTTCGCCATCGCCCCGGCCATGATCCCCGGATATGGTATGGGTAACGCATTGGAAATGCATACGCAAGACAAGGCCGGTGGAGACTTAACGACCTTCTTTAACACGACCCAGCAATATCTCGCGGCCTTGCGTGAACGGCCCGAGATCGCTACGGCTTACTCTACCTTCGATATCAAGTACCCGCAATGGCGCATGGATGTGGACGCGGCGAAATGCAAACGGGCCGGAATCACTCCGGATGCTGTTCTATCAACCCTTTCCGGTTATTACGGAGGGCAATATGTGTCGAATATCAACCGTTTCTCGAAGGTGTATAAGGTGATGATACAGTCTGATCCTAAATATCGTCTGGATGAGGCCTCCTTGAATAATACGTTCGTACGCATGTCGAACGGCGAGATGGCACCGCTTAGTCAGTTTATCACATTGACCAAAGTCTATGGGGCTGAGTCTTTAGCTCGTTTCAATATGTATAATTCGATCGCCGTCAATGCCGTACCGGCCAATGGATATAGCTCCGGGGATGCTATCAAGGCGGTAAAAGAGACAGCGGCCACCTCACTCCCGAAAGGATACGGGTATGACTTCGGTAGTATCACCCGTGAGGAGAACCAGCAGAGTAATACGACCATTATCATCTTCGGTATCTGTATCTTGATGATTTATTTGATCCTAAGTGCCTTGTACGAGAGTTTCCTTGTTCCTTTCGCCGTGATTCTTTCCGTGCCGATGGGTTTGATGGGTAGTTTCTTGTTCGCCAAGTTCATGGGATTGGAGAATAACATTTATCTGCAAACCGGTCTGATCATGTTGATCGGGTTGTTGGCGAAGACCGCCATCTTATTGACGGAGTACGCTACCCAGCGCCGCTTGTCCGGCATGAGCCTGACCTCGGCCGCTCTTAGCGCAGCGAAGGTTCGTCTGCGCCCGATCTTGATGACCGCTCTTACGATGATATTCGGTTTGCTGCCATTGATCGTTTCCAACGGCGTAGGCGCTAATGGAAACCGCTCGTTGGGAACCGGTGCCGTTGGCGGTATGTTGATCGGTACATTGGCTTTGTTATTTATCGTGCCTTGCTTATTCATCACGTTCCAATACCTGCAAGAGAAACTACGCCCGATCCAATTCGAGCGTTCCCTTGATTGGCAGGTGCAAGAAGAGGTAAAAGAGGCCGCCGAAGAAAGAAAAGAATATTTAGATAGCAAGAAATAA